One segment of Synechococcus sp. MU1617 DNA contains the following:
- the argJ gene encoding bifunctional glutamate N-acetyltransferase/amino-acid acetyltransferase ArgJ, which translates to MASSWQPIQGGVTAPNGFQAAGIVAGLKPSGKPDLALVLAPEAAICAGTFTTSVVRAACVDLCRDRLVSHGGQARAVLINSGQANACTGDRGLVDSQRATQVLADQLGVDAESVLICSTGVIGVPIPMTTLLAGLAPLVEALDDAGGDAAANAILTTDLVDKQVALELELEGRRVRIGGMAKGSGMIHPDMATMLGFFSCDAGVDAVAWQGMVQRAVQRSFNAITVDGDTSTNDTVLAFAAGLPLAQEHYAVLEQGLTQAMQQLAQAIARDGEGATCLIEVQVEGAVDEAAALQVARTVCGSSLVKTAVHGRDPNWGRIVAAAGRSGVSFEPDAVALWIGPHQLMAAGQPVAFDRAAASDALRQDHVPIRLRLGHGSGSGQAWGCDLSDQYVRINADYTT; encoded by the coding sequence ATGGCTTCTTCTTGGCAACCGATCCAGGGTGGTGTGACGGCGCCGAATGGATTCCAGGCTGCGGGCATCGTTGCTGGCCTGAAGCCTTCGGGTAAGCCTGATCTGGCGCTGGTGTTGGCACCGGAGGCGGCTATTTGTGCGGGCACCTTCACCACCTCAGTGGTGCGGGCGGCCTGTGTTGATCTCTGCCGTGATCGTCTCGTCAGCCATGGCGGCCAGGCCCGTGCTGTGTTGATCAATTCCGGTCAGGCCAATGCCTGCACCGGGGATCGCGGTTTGGTTGATAGTCAGCGCGCGACCCAGGTGCTTGCGGATCAGCTCGGCGTTGATGCGGAGTCGGTGTTGATCTGCTCCACAGGCGTGATTGGTGTGCCGATTCCGATGACGACCCTCTTGGCTGGCTTGGCTCCTTTGGTTGAAGCCCTGGATGACGCGGGTGGTGATGCCGCTGCCAACGCCATCCTCACCACCGATTTGGTGGACAAGCAGGTGGCACTTGAACTGGAGCTGGAGGGGCGCCGGGTGCGCATCGGAGGGATGGCCAAAGGCTCGGGAATGATTCATCCCGACATGGCCACGATGCTCGGATTCTTCAGTTGCGATGCTGGCGTTGACGCCGTCGCCTGGCAGGGGATGGTGCAGCGCGCGGTGCAGCGTTCCTTCAACGCCATCACCGTCGATGGAGACACCAGCACCAACGACACCGTGCTGGCCTTCGCGGCAGGCCTACCGCTGGCCCAAGAGCACTATGCCGTTCTCGAACAGGGCCTCACTCAGGCGATGCAGCAGCTCGCCCAGGCCATTGCCCGGGATGGTGAAGGGGCGACCTGTCTGATCGAGGTGCAGGTGGAGGGTGCTGTTGACGAGGCCGCGGCGTTGCAGGTGGCGCGCACGGTTTGTGGCTCTTCCTTGGTGAAGACCGCAGTTCATGGCCGTGATCCGAACTGGGGGCGGATCGTGGCGGCAGCAGGTCGCTCCGGCGTGTCTTTCGAGCCGGATGCCGTTGCTCTTTGGATTGGTCCTCATCAACTGATGGCGGCCGGTCAACCCGTGGCCTTTGATCGCGCTGCAGCCAGCGACGCCTTGCGGCAAGACCACGTCCCGATTCGCCTCCGCCTTGGGCATGGCTCCGGAAGTGGTCAGGCCTGGGGATGTGACCTTTCGGATCAATACGTGCGGATTAACGCCGACTAC
- the coaE gene encoding dephospho-CoA kinase (Dephospho-CoA kinase (CoaE) performs the final step in coenzyme A biosynthesis.) translates to MAPGELFSQRRIGLTGGIASGKSSVGRWLAQQGLPVLDADQFAREALAPGRQATHTVLQRYGSTVQAEGGAAVDRAALGRIVFQDSAERQWLEQLIHPLVRERFDQALSLHTEAPTVVLMIPLLFEAGLESLCSEIWVVDCDESQQLERLITRDGLSAEAAQARINAQWPLSRKRGLADHVISNREQPGAWRAQAVGLLNATAKAKPG, encoded by the coding sequence ATGGCGCCTGGCGAGCTTTTCTCGCAACGACGCATCGGGCTCACGGGCGGAATTGCAAGCGGCAAGAGCAGCGTGGGGCGTTGGTTGGCGCAACAAGGTCTTCCGGTGTTGGATGCGGATCAATTCGCCCGAGAGGCTCTCGCGCCTGGGCGCCAGGCCACCCACACCGTGCTGCAGCGGTATGGCTCCACGGTCCAGGCCGAGGGAGGCGCGGCCGTCGACCGAGCTGCGCTGGGTCGGATCGTGTTCCAAGACTCCGCTGAGCGTCAGTGGCTCGAGCAACTGATTCACCCGCTCGTTCGGGAGCGCTTCGACCAAGCACTCAGCCTCCATACCGAGGCACCAACCGTTGTGCTGATGATTCCGCTGTTGTTCGAAGCGGGTTTGGAGTCGCTCTGCAGTGAAATCTGGGTGGTCGACTGCGATGAATCCCAACAACTCGAGCGCTTGATCACACGGGACGGGCTGAGTGCTGAAGCTGCTCAAGCCCGCATCAACGCCCAGTGGCCCCTGAGCCGGAAACGCGGCTTGGCGGACCACGTGATTTCCAATCGAGAGCAACCTGGCGCTTGGCGAGCCCAGGCGGTGGGTCTGCTCAACGCAACAGCGAAAGCAAAACCCGGTTAG
- a CDS encoding 2OG-Fe(II) oxygenase yields the protein MSGAAAIPDAWKEWLLQNRDRGCDSEGLIQRALDQGFSREAIAAVLQSSNPDWLAWFESPLTRKEHRPRAWRLDTSLAQLYELPALLSHEECGQVIDAINASLQPSTVTRGSSDYRTSRTCHLRQNHPQLAATLDQRFAALFGVDPRLSEPIQGQRYDPGEYFKEHTDWFSPGTEEYATHTDSGGQRTWTVMVYLNAVERGGETLFRRLERSFTPVPGMALAWNNLQADGTPNPFTLHEALPVEVGHKWVITKWFRADFGRNG from the coding sequence ATGAGCGGAGCAGCAGCCATTCCCGACGCCTGGAAGGAGTGGCTGCTGCAGAACCGCGATCGAGGCTGTGATTCGGAGGGGCTGATTCAGCGGGCCCTCGATCAGGGGTTTTCGCGAGAGGCGATTGCGGCCGTTCTCCAGTCGTCCAACCCGGATTGGCTCGCTTGGTTTGAGTCACCCCTCACCCGAAAGGAGCACCGGCCCCGTGCCTGGCGGCTCGATACCTCACTCGCCCAGTTGTATGAGTTGCCGGCCCTGCTCAGCCACGAGGAATGCGGGCAAGTGATCGACGCCATCAATGCGTCACTGCAGCCGTCGACGGTGACCCGCGGCAGCAGTGACTACCGCACCAGCCGCACCTGCCATCTGCGTCAGAACCATCCCCAGCTGGCGGCGACCCTTGATCAGCGCTTTGCGGCCTTATTCGGTGTTGATCCGCGCCTCTCGGAACCGATTCAGGGGCAGCGCTACGACCCCGGCGAGTACTTCAAGGAACACACGGACTGGTTTTCGCCGGGCACAGAGGAATACGCCACCCATACCGACAGCGGCGGGCAACGCACCTGGACGGTGATGGTTTATCTCAACGCTGTTGAGCGGGGGGGAGAGACGCTGTTCCGCCGCCTGGAGCGTTCGTTCACGCCTGTGCCTGGGATGGCGTTGGCCTGGAACAACCTCCAGGCCGATGGCACCCCCAACCCCTTCACGCTGCATGAGGCCTTGCCGGTGGAGGTGGGCCACAAATGGGTGATCACCAAGTGGTTCCGTGCCGACTTCGGGCGTAACGGCTAA
- the gatB gene encoding Asp-tRNA(Asn)/Glu-tRNA(Gln) amidotransferase subunit GatB, translating into MADAATQPAWEAVIGLETHVQLGTDSKIFTAASTTFGDDPNTHIDPVVCGLPGTLPVLNQKVLEYAVKAAMALNLNIAEHSKFDRKQYFYPDLPKNYQISQYDEPIAEEGWIEVEVAEKGKDTYLKTIGIERLHMEEDAGKLVHAGSDRLAGSTHSLVDYNRAGVALAEIVSKPDLRTGREAAEYASEIRRIMRYLGVSDGNMQEGSLRCDVNISVRRGPDAPFGTKVEIKNMNSFSAIQKACEYEIKRQIKAYETGEPIVQETRLWDEGKQLTKSMRSKEGASDYRYFPDPDLGPIEVSADQRESWRAELPELPAVKRHRYADDLGLSQYDARVLTDERPMADYFEAVVGAGADAKLAANWITGDIAAHVNSNRLSFAELPFRPEQLAEMVQLIDGGKISGKIAKEILPELLEKGGSPKAIVDERGLGMISDPAAIEAIVDELLGAHPDEVEAFRGGKTKLQGFFVGQLMKKTGGKADPKLANQILSKKLKG; encoded by the coding sequence ATGGCCGACGCAGCAACCCAACCGGCCTGGGAGGCCGTGATCGGTCTCGAGACCCACGTGCAGCTGGGAACTGACAGCAAAATTTTCACGGCGGCGTCGACCACCTTTGGCGATGACCCCAACACCCACATCGACCCGGTGGTGTGCGGTCTGCCCGGCACGTTGCCGGTGCTGAATCAGAAGGTGCTCGAGTACGCGGTGAAGGCTGCGATGGCCCTCAACCTCAACATCGCCGAACACAGCAAGTTCGACCGGAAGCAGTACTTCTATCCCGACCTCCCGAAGAACTACCAGATCTCCCAGTACGACGAGCCGATCGCTGAGGAAGGCTGGATCGAGGTGGAGGTCGCTGAAAAAGGAAAGGACACTTACCTGAAGACGATCGGCATCGAGCGTCTGCACATGGAGGAGGACGCCGGCAAGTTGGTGCATGCCGGTAGCGACCGTCTGGCGGGATCCACCCATTCCTTGGTGGATTACAACCGCGCTGGTGTGGCCCTGGCCGAGATCGTCAGCAAGCCGGATTTGCGCACCGGTCGCGAGGCTGCGGAATACGCCTCGGAGATCCGCCGGATCATGCGTTACCTGGGTGTGAGCGACGGCAATATGCAGGAGGGATCCTTGCGTTGCGACGTCAACATCTCCGTGCGTCGGGGGCCGGATGCGCCCTTCGGGACGAAGGTGGAAATTAAGAACATGAACTCGTTTTCGGCCATCCAAAAGGCCTGCGAGTACGAGATCAAGCGTCAGATCAAGGCCTACGAAACCGGTGAGCCGATCGTTCAGGAGACCCGCCTTTGGGACGAGGGAAAGCAGCTCACCAAGAGCATGCGCAGCAAGGAAGGGGCCAGCGATTACCGCTACTTCCCGGATCCCGACCTGGGCCCGATTGAGGTGAGTGCGGATCAGCGGGAGTCCTGGCGCGCTGAGCTGCCCGAGCTGCCGGCCGTCAAACGCCATCGCTACGCCGATGATCTGGGCCTCTCCCAGTACGACGCGCGGGTGCTCACCGATGAGCGTCCGATGGCCGACTACTTCGAGGCCGTTGTGGGCGCTGGTGCTGACGCCAAGCTTGCGGCGAACTGGATCACCGGAGACATTGCTGCCCACGTGAACAGCAACCGGCTCAGCTTTGCCGAACTGCCCTTCCGGCCTGAGCAGTTGGCCGAGATGGTGCAACTGATTGATGGGGGCAAGATCAGCGGCAAGATCGCCAAGGAGATCCTGCCTGAGCTGCTGGAGAAAGGCGGCTCACCCAAAGCGATCGTCGACGAGCGCGGCCTCGGCATGATCAGCGATCCGGCGGCCATTGAGGCGATCGTCGATGAGCTGTTGGGAGCCCATCCCGATGAGGTGGAAGCCTTCCGTGGTGGTAAGACCAAGCTGCAGGGCTTCTTTGTCGGACAGTTGATGAAGAAGACCGGTGGTAAAGCTGATCCCAAACTCGCCAACCAGATTCTGAGCAAGAAACTCAAGGGTTGA
- the thiO gene encoding glycine oxidase ThiO — MTAASASAVCVLGGGLMGLAVAHQLARRGQSVSVISRRRSEAAGFVAAGMLAPHAEGLSGELLELGQASLERIPRWVAQIEGDSGLGCGLRTSGIVVPFRTATERDAYPTASFGQTLDRKGLEREIPGLGPEWSTGLLFEQDGQIDNRRQLMRALERACVSLGVHFMEGAEVLDLERDAAGQLSGIHLRSVEGEQQQLSCRQAVLCSGAWSQQLVPQLPVFPVKGQMLSLQGPREALKRVIFGPGTYLVPREDGLIVVGATSEQDAGFAEGLTPDGQKQLQTGIASLLPIAANWPPMERWWGFRPCTPDEGPLLGPGPLPGLWLACGHHRNGVLLAAITAELTADAVMKKAPDAAEEALLEAFRWNRFEN, encoded by the coding sequence ATGACTGCCGCCTCTGCCTCAGCCGTCTGCGTTTTGGGTGGGGGATTGATGGGCTTAGCCGTTGCTCATCAGCTGGCCCGTCGCGGGCAGAGCGTGTCCGTGATCAGCCGCCGCCGCAGTGAAGCTGCCGGCTTTGTGGCTGCCGGCATGCTGGCGCCCCATGCCGAAGGATTGAGCGGCGAGCTATTGGAACTGGGCCAAGCCAGCCTCGAGCGGATCCCCCGCTGGGTGGCACAGATCGAGGGGGACAGCGGCTTGGGCTGCGGCCTGCGCACCAGCGGCATCGTGGTGCCGTTCCGGACAGCAACCGAGCGGGACGCTTACCCCACCGCCAGCTTCGGACAAACCTTGGACCGCAAGGGCCTGGAGCGGGAAATCCCAGGATTGGGGCCGGAGTGGAGCACCGGGTTGCTGTTCGAGCAGGACGGCCAGATCGACAACCGAAGGCAATTGATGCGGGCCCTGGAGCGCGCCTGCGTGTCCCTGGGCGTGCATTTCATGGAAGGGGCCGAGGTGCTTGATCTGGAAAGAGATGCCGCTGGACAGCTCAGCGGCATCCATCTGCGCAGCGTCGAAGGGGAACAGCAGCAACTGAGCTGCCGGCAGGCGGTGCTCTGCAGCGGCGCCTGGAGCCAACAGCTGGTGCCGCAACTGCCCGTGTTCCCGGTGAAAGGCCAGATGCTCTCCCTACAAGGGCCGCGGGAGGCGCTCAAGCGAGTGATCTTCGGCCCCGGCACCTATTTGGTTCCACGCGAAGACGGATTGATCGTGGTTGGGGCCACCAGCGAACAGGACGCCGGATTTGCTGAAGGCCTCACGCCCGATGGCCAAAAACAACTGCAAACGGGCATCGCTAGCCTGCTGCCAATTGCGGCCAACTGGCCCCCGATGGAGCGTTGGTGGGGGTTCCGGCCCTGCACACCCGACGAAGGCCCTCTGCTCGGCCCTGGCCCGCTGCCAGGCCTGTGGCTGGCCTGCGGGCACCACCGCAATGGCGTTCTCCTCGCTGCCATCACGGCTGAGCTCACGGCCGACGCCGTCATGAAAAAGGCCCCCGACGCAGCCGAAGAGGCGTTGTTAGAGGCTTTCCGCTGGAACCGATTTGAAAACTGA
- the ndk gene encoding nucleoside-diphosphate kinase yields MAERTFIAIKPDGVQRGLVGEILGRFERKGFKLVGLKQITPSRALAEQHYGVHKERPFFAGLVDFITSGPVVAMVWEGDGVIASARKLIGATKPLEAEPGTIRGDLAVNIGRNVIHGSDAAETAAFEIGLWFEASELNDWSPSDQEWRVEG; encoded by the coding sequence ATGGCCGAACGCACGTTCATCGCCATCAAGCCCGACGGCGTCCAGCGCGGTCTGGTGGGCGAGATCCTCGGCCGCTTTGAGCGCAAGGGATTCAAGCTGGTCGGTTTAAAGCAGATCACCCCCAGCCGCGCCCTGGCAGAGCAGCACTACGGCGTCCACAAGGAGCGTCCCTTCTTTGCCGGTCTGGTCGACTTCATTACCTCTGGCCCCGTGGTTGCCATGGTGTGGGAAGGCGATGGCGTCATTGCCAGCGCCCGCAAACTGATCGGTGCCACCAAGCCCCTCGAAGCCGAGCCCGGCACCATTCGTGGCGATCTGGCCGTCAACATCGGTCGCAACGTCATCCACGGTTCCGATGCTGCTGAAACCGCTGCCTTCGAGATCGGCCTCTGGTTTGAAGCCTCCGAGCTGAACGACTGGTCTCCTTCTGATCAGGAGTGGCGCGTCGAAGGCTGA
- the speA gene encoding biosynthetic arginine decarboxylase, translating to MSDSEHWSIQDSAALYGLDRWGDPYFSINGRGHISVQPQGDRGGSLDLVDLVSELKSRNLALPLLIRFDDILEDRLERLHAAFERAIAQYSYPGRYQGVFPVKCNQQRHVVEELVSCGKRWNFGLEAGSKAELLIALSLLDDPEALLICNGYKDRLYIETAILARRLGRQPVVVIEQPDEVDRIIEASRSLGAAPYIGVRAKLSSRSTGRWGSSVGDKAKFGLSIPELLATVERLRDNNLLQDLRLLHFHIGSQINDIAVLKDALQEAGQIYVELNRLGAPMGFLDVGGGLGIDYDGSRTASSASTNYSLQNYANDVVATVRECCEPNGVAVPTLVSESGRAIASHFSLLVFDILGSSALPASIPNASGDEPLTVRNLRDTLATIQELSATADAQLVRLQEAWNDALKFKQDALAAFRLGYMGLPDRATAEQLTWACADSIAQRLPKDQAIPEELAALSKALAGTYYANLSIFRSAPDTWAIDQLFPVVPIQKLDQRPTRLANLADLTCDSDGRLDRFIGDGQPKQLLELHELDGGNPYLIGLFLSGAYQEVMGNLHNLFGTTNAVHIRLSPGGSYRIDHVVRGDTNADVLEAMEHDPRALLERLRVAAEVAINNGQLRIDESRRLLDHLESSLRQTTYLQD from the coding sequence GTGTCAGACAGCGAACACTGGTCGATTCAAGACAGTGCCGCGCTGTATGGCCTTGACCGCTGGGGCGATCCGTACTTCTCCATCAATGGGCGAGGACACATCAGCGTTCAACCCCAAGGGGATCGCGGCGGCAGCCTCGATCTGGTGGATCTGGTGTCGGAGCTGAAAAGCCGCAACCTGGCTCTGCCGCTGCTGATTCGCTTCGACGACATCCTCGAAGACCGCCTGGAGCGGCTCCACGCCGCCTTTGAACGCGCTATCGCGCAATACAGCTACCCCGGCCGGTATCAAGGCGTCTTTCCAGTGAAGTGCAACCAACAACGCCACGTCGTGGAAGAGTTGGTGAGCTGCGGCAAGCGCTGGAACTTCGGGCTTGAGGCGGGCAGCAAAGCAGAGCTGCTGATCGCGCTCTCGCTGCTGGACGACCCCGAGGCCCTGCTGATCTGCAACGGCTACAAGGATCGGCTCTACATCGAGACCGCAATCCTGGCGCGACGCCTGGGACGCCAACCGGTGGTAGTGATCGAACAGCCGGACGAAGTCGACCGGATTATTGAAGCCAGCAGGAGCCTGGGAGCAGCGCCCTACATCGGCGTGCGGGCCAAGCTCTCCAGCCGCAGCACAGGGCGTTGGGGTAGTTCCGTTGGCGACAAGGCCAAATTCGGCCTCTCCATTCCTGAGTTGCTGGCAACGGTGGAGCGGCTGCGGGACAACAACCTGCTTCAAGATCTGCGCCTGCTGCACTTCCACATCGGCAGCCAAATCAACGACATTGCCGTGCTCAAAGACGCTCTCCAAGAGGCGGGGCAGATCTATGTAGAACTCAACCGACTGGGGGCCCCGATGGGTTTCCTGGATGTGGGTGGTGGACTCGGCATCGACTACGACGGCAGCCGCACCGCATCGTCGGCCTCCACAAACTACTCGCTGCAGAACTACGCCAACGACGTTGTGGCCACGGTGCGGGAATGCTGCGAACCCAATGGTGTTGCAGTGCCCACGCTGGTGAGCGAAAGCGGCCGCGCCATTGCCAGCCATTTCTCCCTGCTGGTGTTCGACATTCTTGGCAGCAGCGCACTCCCCGCATCGATTCCCAACGCAAGTGGAGACGAACCACTCACCGTTCGCAACCTGCGGGACACCCTCGCCACCATTCAGGAGTTATCGGCGACGGCGGATGCGCAGTTGGTGCGACTGCAAGAAGCCTGGAATGATGCCCTTAAGTTCAAGCAGGATGCGCTTGCCGCATTCCGGCTCGGGTATATGGGTCTCCCCGACCGCGCCACGGCCGAACAACTGACATGGGCCTGTGCGGATTCCATCGCCCAACGACTGCCCAAGGATCAAGCCATCCCGGAGGAGCTCGCAGCCCTGAGCAAGGCGCTGGCTGGGACCTATTACGCCAACTTGTCGATCTTTCGCTCAGCTCCCGACACCTGGGCCATTGATCAACTGTTTCCGGTGGTGCCCATCCAGAAGCTGGATCAACGGCCGACCCGACTGGCCAACCTCGCCGACCTCACCTGCGATTCAGATGGACGCCTGGATCGCTTCATCGGAGATGGGCAACCCAAACAGTTGCTGGAGCTGCACGAGCTCGACGGCGGCAACCCCTATCTGATCGGCCTGTTCCTCAGCGGGGCTTACCAAGAGGTGATGGGCAATCTGCACAACCTGTTCGGCACAACCAACGCCGTGCATATTCGCCTCAGCCCCGGCGGTAGCTATCGCATTGACCACGTCGTACGTGGTGACACCAATGCCGATGTGCTGGAAGCCATGGAGCACGACCCCCGTGCCTTGCTGGAGCGCTTGCGGGTGGCGGCGGAAGTGGCGATTAACAACGGCCAGCTGCGCATCGACGAGTCACGCCGGCTGCTGGATCACCTCGAAAGCAGCCTGCGACAGACCACGTACCTTCAAGACTGA
- the alaS gene encoding alanine--tRNA ligase gives MVAAASSSSAASAPRSGDEIREAFLNFYAERGHKRMASASLIPEDPTVLLTIAGMLPFKPVFLGQQARPAPRATSSQKCIRTNDIENVGRTARHHTFFEMLGNFSFGDYFKQQAIEWAWELSTVVYGIDPKNLVVSVFREDDEAEQIWRDVVGVNPKRIIRMDEADNFWASGPTGPCGPCSEIYYDFKPELGDEGIDLEDDDRFIEFYNLVFMQYNRDAEGTLTPLANRNIDTGMGLERMAQILQKVPNNYETDLIFPLIQAAADLAGVDYHQLNDKGKTSLKVIGDHSRAVTQLICDGVTASNLGRGYILRRLLRRVVRHGRLLGIDKPFLVTMGEAAIALLKGAHPSVIERQEVILAELQREEARFLETLERGEKLLAEVLASKPTQISGAQAFELYDTYGFPLELTQEIAEEQGLAVDLDGFEAAMEEQRQRAKAAAVSIDLTLQDAIDQVVVDQAATCFQGYEALDQASCVQALVVNGEPATTAKAGDAVQVVLDTTPFYGEGGGQVGDRGVLAGSDLIVRIASVSRSRDVFVHAGRVERGELALGDTVKAQVDRACRRRAQANHTATHLLQAALKQVVDPGIGQAGSLVDFDRLRFDFHCPTAVTADQLQQVETMINGWINEAHALQVQEMAIDQAKAAGAVAMFGEKYADVVRVVDVPGVSMELCGGTHVANTAEIGLFKIVAESGVAAGIRRIEAVAGPAVLAYLNERDAVVKQLGDRFKAQPAEIVDRVASLQEELKATGKALAAAQAELAVAKAGALAAKAEAVGDFQLLVERLDGVDGAGLQGAAQSLADQLGDGAAVVIGGLPAPGDMGKVILVAAFGKQVIAAKLQAGKFIGGIAKQCGGGGGGRPNLAQAGGRDGAALPAALESARSELAAALAQS, from the coding sequence ATGGTTGCCGCCGCATCGTCGTCTTCTGCAGCGTCTGCACCGCGCAGTGGGGATGAGATCCGTGAGGCTTTTCTCAACTTCTATGCCGAGCGCGGCCACAAGCGGATGGCCAGCGCTTCGTTGATTCCCGAAGACCCAACGGTGCTGCTCACCATTGCGGGAATGCTGCCGTTTAAGCCGGTTTTTCTGGGCCAGCAGGCGCGACCCGCGCCCCGGGCCACCAGTTCGCAGAAGTGCATCCGCACCAACGACATCGAGAACGTGGGGCGCACGGCCAGGCATCACACCTTTTTCGAGATGCTCGGCAACTTCTCGTTCGGGGACTACTTCAAGCAGCAGGCGATTGAGTGGGCCTGGGAGCTCAGCACCGTTGTTTATGGCATCGATCCCAAGAACCTGGTGGTGAGTGTCTTCCGGGAAGACGACGAAGCCGAGCAGATCTGGCGCGATGTGGTGGGGGTGAACCCCAAGCGGATCATCCGCATGGATGAGGCCGACAACTTCTGGGCGTCCGGCCCAACCGGCCCCTGTGGCCCCTGCTCGGAGATCTATTACGACTTCAAACCCGAGCTCGGGGATGAGGGCATCGATCTCGAGGACGACGACCGTTTCATCGAGTTCTACAACCTGGTGTTCATGCAGTACAACCGCGACGCTGAGGGCACCCTCACGCCGCTGGCCAACCGCAACATCGACACCGGCATGGGCCTCGAGCGGATGGCCCAGATCCTGCAGAAGGTTCCCAACAACTACGAAACCGATCTGATCTTTCCGCTGATCCAGGCGGCCGCGGATCTGGCGGGGGTCGACTACCACCAGCTCAACGACAAGGGCAAGACGTCGTTGAAGGTGATCGGTGACCACAGCCGTGCTGTGACGCAGCTGATCTGCGATGGCGTCACCGCCAGCAACCTGGGCCGCGGCTACATCCTGCGGCGGCTGCTGCGCCGGGTGGTGCGCCATGGCCGCCTTCTCGGCATCGACAAACCCTTTCTCGTCACCATGGGCGAGGCAGCGATCGCCCTGCTCAAGGGGGCTCACCCCAGCGTGATTGAGCGCCAGGAGGTGATCCTGGCCGAGCTCCAGCGGGAGGAAGCCCGCTTCCTCGAGACCCTCGAGCGCGGCGAGAAGTTGCTGGCGGAGGTGCTGGCCTCCAAGCCCACCCAGATCAGTGGTGCCCAGGCCTTTGAGCTGTACGACACCTACGGCTTCCCGCTTGAGCTCACCCAGGAGATCGCGGAGGAGCAGGGCCTGGCCGTCGACCTCGATGGGTTCGAGGCGGCGATGGAGGAACAGCGCCAGCGGGCCAAGGCGGCCGCGGTGAGCATTGATCTCACGCTGCAGGATGCGATCGATCAAGTGGTGGTGGATCAGGCGGCCACCTGTTTCCAGGGGTATGAAGCCCTCGACCAGGCCTCCTGCGTGCAGGCTCTGGTGGTGAACGGCGAACCAGCCACCACCGCCAAGGCGGGTGATGCGGTTCAAGTGGTGCTAGACACCACGCCGTTTTACGGAGAAGGCGGCGGTCAGGTGGGGGATCGCGGGGTGCTTGCGGGCAGTGATTTGATCGTTCGGATTGCGTCGGTGAGCCGCAGCCGCGATGTCTTCGTCCATGCCGGCCGGGTGGAACGCGGCGAGCTCGCCTTGGGCGACACCGTGAAGGCTCAGGTGGACCGTGCCTGCCGGCGTCGGGCCCAGGCGAATCACACGGCTACCCACCTGCTGCAGGCAGCGCTCAAGCAGGTGGTGGATCCAGGCATCGGCCAGGCCGGATCACTGGTGGATTTCGATCGCCTGCGCTTCGACTTCCACTGCCCCACGGCGGTGACGGCGGATCAGTTGCAGCAGGTTGAAACCATGATCAACGGCTGGATCAACGAGGCCCATGCGCTGCAGGTGCAGGAGATGGCGATCGACCAGGCCAAGGCGGCTGGTGCCGTGGCGATGTTCGGCGAGAAGTACGCCGATGTGGTGCGTGTGGTCGACGTGCCCGGTGTGTCGATGGAGCTCTGCGGCGGTACCCACGTGGCCAACACTGCTGAGATCGGCCTGTTCAAGATCGTGGCGGAAAGTGGCGTTGCCGCCGGTATCCGCCGGATTGAAGCCGTTGCCGGCCCCGCCGTGCTCGCCTATCTCAACGAGCGCGATGCAGTGGTGAAGCAGCTGGGGGATCGCTTCAAGGCTCAGCCGGCCGAGATCGTGGATCGTGTGGCGTCCCTTCAGGAGGAGCTCAAGGCCACCGGCAAGGCGCTTGCGGCGGCTCAGGCGGAACTGGCGGTGGCGAAGGCCGGCGCTCTGGCCGCTAAGGCCGAGGCCGTGGGCGACTTCCAACTGCTGGTGGAACGCCTTGACGGCGTGGATGGCGCTGGTTTGCAGGGTGCGGCCCAGAGCCTGGCGGATCAGCTGGGGGATGGTGCGGCCGTGGTGATCGGCGGTCTGCCGGCTCCTGGCGACATGGGCAAGGTGATCCTGGTGGCGGCCTTCGGCAAGCAGGTGATTGCTGCCAAGCTCCAGGCCGGCAAGTTCATCGGTGGCATTGCCAAACAGTGCGGCGGTGGCGGCGGTGGACGTCCGAACCTGGCCCAGGCCGGGGGACGCGATGGTGCTGCCCTCCCTGCTGCTCTTGAGTCCGCTCGCTCCGAGCTGGCGGCAGCGTTGGCTCAGTCTTGA